The following nucleotide sequence is from Mytilus trossulus isolate FHL-02 chromosome 9, PNRI_Mtr1.1.1.hap1, whole genome shotgun sequence.
GTACGCCCGAAGAACAGATATAATATCAATGGTAACCGAAAAcaaggtttcaattttacttGGGGAAACAGGATCTGGAAAGAGTACACAAGTAGCACAGTACATGTACCAGGCCGGATTAGCTAACACAGGATTCATAGTGTGTACTCAGCCACGTAAAATTGCCGCCATTAGTCTTGCAACACATGTTTCACAAGAAATGAAAACATCTGTTGGACAACTTGTAGGATATAAAGTAGGAATGCAAATAAAGCAGTCACATGATACGAAAATACTTTATATGACTGATCATATGTTATTAAACGAATGCCTTAAAGATGAGAACTTCTCTGCCTACTCGTGCATCATTGTAGATGAGGCCCATGAAAGGAGCATTTATACCGACCTGCTTTTGGGTATGATTAAAAAGAGCATTAACAACAGACCAGATCTTAGAGTGGTTATCACCTCTGCAACTATTGACCCTGCAGTGTTTGTGGATTACTTTGGAATATGTCCAGTACTGTCAGTGTCCGGTCGAATGTTTCCGGTAGACGTCACGTAGACAGATGACGAATTAACGTCAGAAAATTATGAACAGGCTGCATTAGACAAGACTATAGAAGTTCATCATAATGAAGAATAAGGGGACATTCTTACATTTCTGACATCCCCATTAGAAGTGGAAAGATGCTGTAATGCTTTTGAAAATGCATTGAATTCCGAGGCTGACTTTATTTGTTTACCACTCCATGGGCGTTTACAACCTATTGAGCAACAAAAGGTATTTGACCCACCTCCGAAAGGCAAAAGGAAAATTGTGTTTGCCACAAACAGTGCTGAAACATCTATAACTATTCCAGGGATAAAGTACGTCATAGATACAGGTGTGGCTAAGGAAATGCAGTTTGATCCGAAACGAAACATAAGTGCCCTTTGCGTAActacaataacaaaaagttCAGCAGATCAGAGAAAAGGACGTGCAGGCAGAACCGATGCCGGAAAATGTTTCAGATTGTACTCATTAGATACCTATAATGACATGGCGCGAAACTCACGACCGGAAATACTTCGCGTTCATCTAGGACATGCGCTGCTAAAACTTATGGAACTCGGTGTAGTTCCATTAGACTTTGATTTTGTGCAAGCCCCTCCGCGTGAAATGATGGATGCTGCCATGGAAACACTAGAGTCGGTAGGTGCAGTGTCTAATGGAAAGATAACACAACTTGGGAAATGGATTGCAAAACTACCTATTGATCCAAAATTTGGAGGATTCGTTCACGATGCAATTAAGGAAGATGTAGGCATTGAAGCTTTAATTTTATCTGCCGGTTGTGCAGCAGGTGGTTCTATCTTTTACCGATCTGGATCAAACGAAGAGAAAAACAAAGCGGACAAACTCAAAGTAAGGTTTTGTCATGAAGGTGGAGATCTTATGACAATGCTAAATGTTTACAGAGAATGGCACGACCAACCGGAAAAAACAAAAGCGGCTTGGTGTTCCGAAAATTCTATCAACGGAAAATCAATCCGTGGAGTTCGAGAAACAGTAAATGAAGTTTTGAATATCTTAAAAAATGACCTTGGAGAAAAGCCAAAGTTTAAGCTGAAGTTACCCTCTGACGTCGACAAGAAATTGCAAAAAATGTTGTTCAAAACATTTAGTCGAAATATCTGCCATTACTTGCGACATGAAAAAGCAGGATATCTTGTTGTTAAGAAAGAGCAACAAGTACAATTGTTCCCTGCATCTTCATTGAAATCACTAGGATTACTTCCAAACTGGATCGTTATAGAACAGGTTCTGAAAACGTCACGTGACTTTGCAGTTTATGTCACAACTGTTCTCGACGAATGGATTCAAGAAGCTGTGGAGAAAAACTGGCTGCAACTAAATTCAGACAGTTTAAATAAGCAGCGAGTTGAGCTACTTGTAATGTTTGAAGTTGGAGAACAGGTATTTAGAGAGTTTGTTGGTCCACGTTATTCAAAATTGCGAGAACTAGAGAACTCGTTCAAGGAAACAAGTAATGAAAAGGTTATAATTCTTGAGGCGTCAAAAGAGGTAGGAGAAATAAGCCTGTATACTCAACAGAATTGTAATCCAGATATTGGCACCATTGTTACAAATAGAGTGGACAGATTGAGAGAGAAAATGCAACAAGACAAAAGcgaacaatttttttcatccaCAAACACCGGAGTTCGGGTTGTAATAGGTTCTGGTCTGAATGTAGGTGATGTTTTGATGGTAGATGAATACAAAACGATTTTCATTACAGGAATTCCAAAATTCCTTGAAGAAAGAACAGAAGAAGAAATAACTAAAATGTTTGAACGATATGGTAAAATTGTCAAGGTTGAGAAATTTTGGAAAAGCAAGAACCCAAACAATTGGGGGAAAATCACATATGAGAAGAAAGAGGATGCCGAACGAGCTGTAACCATAATGCGAGAAGGGGTTAATATAAAAGCAAGACCTAGCGTCGGATTTCAGAACTCCGACATTCGTGGATTCAGAACTAAGCTACAATGGTGCAGAAGGCCATCTAGAGGATTTGGGTTTGttaaatttacagatttaacGACTGCCTTAAGAACAAGGATAACTCCAATAGCTATTGGCGGAACTATGGTCCGAATTAAACCAAGTAAGAACGGATCGAATGAAGTGCATGTTGCTAACCTAAATCCTCATGTGAATGAAGATGTATTACGTCAGGGATTTATGGATGCTTTAGGTCTTGATCCAGGTGACATAGAACGTGTTTCAGTGATCCGACACAAAGTTAACACACCACAAGATATGATACACATATGTCGCCAACGCATTCGTAAAAAGGTAGAAGAGTATGTTCACGAAGGCTCATATGACTTAGATTTAAGACCCCCTAGAGAGGCTGACTTTACTTTTCTAGTCTTTGTATCATTTTCGAAAACAGAGGAAGGTCTTGCTGCATGCGCAGGAATGGATCATGGTTTTACAATGAATGACCAAATAGTAACAATGAAAGCAGACTTAAAAACTTCTTTAATTATTCCAAAACTCGTTTATACCAAATATTGTGACATTGTTGATAAATTGGTAGATAAATTGTCACGAACAGAGAACGTGaatatacaaaagaaagaaCTGCGAAACGGGAACATGGTGGTGAATTTGCACTCTGACATTGTAGAGACTATCATTAAGGTGAAGGCCGATATTCTAGTGGCAATTAAGGGGAAGGTAATGGACATTGACTCGCATGAACATATAAACAGTCTCTTTACCTGGGATGGAAAACGATTGATTAAGACTGTTATGGACAAAACTGACACCACTGTAGTGTCAGATGAAAGAATCCTGTCGCTGTCTGTTCACGGAAAAGACGAAAATCAAATGAGAGCTATTAAAATGCTAGAGGAATATTTAAAGGAATTGAAAACTAGCAAGTCGAAAACTGTTGCCTTGAAAGGTGACGATAAACCTCCTGGCGTGATGAAAGAGATTATGTTGCGGTATGAATATGATCTAAGTAAGCTTGTCCAGGAATCTGGAGTTGGATGCATAGAACTTAATCATCGACTACATCTGATTACTCTCATAGGGAAAACTGAAGCTATAGAGAAAGCATGCTCACTTATAGACACAATGATCTCACTGGTCATTAAAAAGCGTCAAGAATGCAAGCTGCAACCTTCAAAAACTCGTGATTGCATGGTATGTTTCTGTCCAATAGAAGAAGGTGAGATGTATAGACTTGAAGCTTGTGGGCATCCATATTGTAAAGATTGCGTCGAGCTTCAGTTCAAAACTGACATTAAAAACAATACACTCCCACTAATCTGTAGCGGTGAAGGGTGTAATGAATTTTGGACATGGAAGGATATTTCAAAACTTTCCGTCACTACTGGAATTCCTACAAACCTCTTGGTGAAGAAAGCTACAAATTCGTTTGTGTCGCAGAATAAGAAAGCGTACAAGTATTGTCCGACAGCAGACTGTCCTCCTATTTATCGTGTGACTGAGAAGGAGAGACTCTTTAGTTGTCCAGAATGTGAAGTTCGTATCTGTACAGCATGTTAAAACCAATTTCACGATGGTCTTACATGCAAAATGGTCGAGAGTATGAAGAAGGACGACGGCGGGTTGAAACTATGGATGAAACAAAATGCTGGAAGAGCGAAATACTGTCCCAAATGTTCAACTCCGATTGAAAAGATTGAAGGATGCAACCACATGACGTGTCGTGGTTGCAACGCACATATTTGTTGGGTATGCCTCCAGTACTTCAACACTTCTCAAGATTGTTATGGACATATGCAACGGGCACATCAAAGTTTTGTTTAGACATGAACGTCGTTCGGTAATATTGAATAGTCGTTTAAGATATTTATGCAAAATTCAACGGAACAAGTATGCTGTGCGCAAGTGGTTTGTTTAAACTGTTACATACTATAAGTAATCATATTAACATTACTAGTTTATTATATGCTATTTGCATTAACCATGCTGTTTTGTTTTACGCTAGGATTTGGAGCGTTTGAAATTGCGCAGAGATTAGTTTTATTGTTCTCATGCATATCTTTTGGTTTTTGCAATATATCATTACTTTTGTACCCATTCACCTAAAATCAACCATTATTTGCTTCATACACAAAAGgataattggtaatttttatttgtcaagcCCTGTCTTGGATTAGTTTATTTTTAAGACATTCAATATTGATGTATGACTCATCCTTAATATTGCAACTAAAATAATGATCCGGACCGCGCtttcaaaaaattattgttACTTTTTGCATTCCCATTTTTAGCAGTTAGATTAAAATGGTTAAATAGCTGTCATAGTaaataaatctgaaaaaagGACGAAAAGtgaaaaccaattaaaaaactttgttcacgattaattttttaaagtcgTTAAATGTATAGAGTTCAGTTTCTTGTATATTCCTCCATTACTTGTGGAGCACTACCCAAAGGGTATAGTTTTAGCAGCTATGTACACCTTAAAACACAAGGaaacaattaatttaatatatacagaTGACTGAATTTGGTTATAATAATcactaaatacatgta
It contains:
- the LOC134683600 gene encoding uncharacterized protein LOC134683600 codes for the protein MEYSYGTQGRMAETSSNQSGRNIERRALREQKTESKKKGQKLYLNIINFDGNEEQLRSLLEKVTRRSFPFKEFRHGNGGANCIAEFSSARQIKEALYDFVTHNKKSNIKIIARQELVKRQISTESKLSQHLDKMTNETSDVLSTHQGQIDSIKNRIDQTGYKKKGFMSMDEFNRVEGEVKALKSKLKEMDLQKKEFRDFLQCTIDKLEKVRKTKKIDSEIKMIYSAFQVECARLSSALPMYARRTDIISMVTENKVSILLGETGSGKSTQVAQYMYQAGLANTGFIVCTQPRKIAAISLATHVSQEMKTSVGQLVGYKVGMQIKQSHDTKILYMTDHMLLNECLKDENFSAYSCIIVDEAHERSIYTDLLLGMIKKSINNRPDLRVVITSATIDPAVFVDYFGICPVLSVSGRMFPVDVTGDILTFLTSPLEVERCCNAFENALNSEADFICLPLHGRLQPIEQQKVFDPPPKGKRKIVFATNSAETSITIPGIKYVIDTGVAKEMQFDPKRNISALCVTTITKSSADQRKGRAGRTDAGKCFRLYSLDTYNDMARNSRPEILRVHLGHALLKLMELGVVPLDFDFVQAPPREMMDAAMETLESVGAVSNGKITQLGKWIAKLPIDPKFGGFVHDAIKEDVGIEALILSAGCAAGGSIFYRSGSNEEKNKADKLKVRFCHEGGDLMTMLNVYREWHDQPEKTKAAWCSENSINGKSIRGVRETVNEVLNILKNDLGEKPKFKLKLPSDVDKKLQKMLFKTFSRNICHYLRHEKAGYLVVKKEQQVQLFPASSLKSLGLLPNWIVIEQVLKTSRDFAVYVTTVLDEWIQEAVEKNWLQLNSDSLNKQRVELLVMFEVGEQVFREFVGPRYSKLRELENSFKETSNEKVIILEASKEVGEISLYTQQNCNPDIGTIVTNRVDRLREKMQQDKSEQFFSSTNTGVRVVIGSGLNVGDVLMVDEYKTIFITGIPKFLEERTEEEITKMFERYGKIVKVEKFWKSKNPNNWGKITYEKKEDAERAVTIMREGVNIKARPSVGFQNSDIRGFRTKLQWCRRPSRGFGFVKFTDLTTALRTRITPIAIGGTMVRIKPSKNGSNEVHVANLNPHVNEDVLRQGFMDALGLDPGDIERVSVIRHKVNTPQDMIHICRQRIRKKVEEYVHEGSYDLDLRPPREADFTFLVFVSFSKTEEGLAACAGMDHGFTMNDQIVTMKADLKTSLIIPKLVYTKYCDIVDKLVDKLSRTENVNIQKKELRNGNMVVNLHSDIVETIIKVKADILVAIKGKVMDIDSHEHINSLFTWDGKRLIKTVMDKTDTTVVSDERILSLSVHGKDENQMRAIKMLEEYLKELKTSKSKTVALKGDDKPPGVMKEIMLRYEYDLSKLVQESGVGCIELNHRLHLITLIGKTEAIEKACSLIDTMISLVIKKRQECKLQPSKTRDCMVCFCPIEEGEMYRLEACGHPYCKDCVELQFKTDIKNNTLPLICSGEGCNEFWTWKDISKLSVTTGIPTNLLVKKATNSFVSQNKKAYKYCPTADCPPIYRVTEKERLFSCPECEVRICTAC